The nucleotide sequence attttctattcattttcattttagataCATTGTAGTTATATACTttgaagttttgaaaaatttCCTTCTGAGCTACTGAAATATAAATGGAAGTCTTTGTTAATAGGCAGCTGAACTTTAAATAACATTATTGATTCTTGAAATTCTTATTTATTAAGGTTCTCCAAGAAAAGTATGGTGGCTGGCAAAATATAAGcatgataaattattttaatgattatGCAAATCTGTGTTTTGAGAAGTTTGGCGATCGTGTGAAACACTGGATTACTTTTAGTAATCCTTGGGTAAGTTATCAATGCTTCCCTTCCAATCATTCCCATTACACAGTTCTGTTCCCAAAATTCTGTCAAAGTGACACTACAGGAAAGTAGGTCAAAAAttggagagggaaagggagggacTTATGCCATTAATCACTGTGCCCAAAAATCGCAGTGGCCAGATTCTGTACAAGGGCAGAGTTTTAAGACATGAAATTCCAGTGGTTTGGAAAAATTATCaggtggagaggagagaggcACAGAAAGGAGAGAGGCAGTTATAACTTGCTCTTCACGCGCTCCATCAGGGAAGAGCAAGCTGGGGAGTCAGTCCACTAACACTAGTCACCAACATGTGGCTTCCAACAAGCCACAGCATATTATCAACCAAGCAGTGGGGTAGTAGATGGGAGccaaggggaggggaaggaaaaaggggacTGTAGAGGACAGAGAGATTGAGAGAAAGACAGACCGTGCAGAGGAGCACAGGATCTAAGTCCATAGGATGGCAGCAAATCCATTAGCTCTGCTGTTCAGAGCATAACTAACTCTGTATTTGTAGGCAGTTGCTGAAAAGGGTTACGAAACAGGAGAACATGCACCAGGACTGAAGCTCGGTGGATGTGGAGCATACCAAGCAGCACACCACATAATTAAAGTAAAACTAAAATCGTTCTTTAAATTACGTGTGAATTAAGAATTTTTAGCAGACTGTTTTGATTCGGctctttaaacagaaatataGCTTTGGAATGATGTCATTTCCAACTCGCACAACAAAACTATCACCTGACTTTAAACTACCAATGCATACTCAGGTGTAGCATGAGATGGGAGGTGCCTGGTGTGACACTTTGCTACAACAACCTAAATTTTTCCTTGTAATTTAAGTGTCTCTCTGAAACATACTGTAAAACTGGCTGAATAAGAAAATATCCAGGTTACTCCAGAAACAAGGAGTAAAATCCTGACCTGTTGAAATGAACTTGAATTTTCAGTAAGCCTAGCTCttgtaaaaataaacttttgcttGCCTGAATAAATTTGGCAAAAGACATGCAAAGCCTGGAGCTGCTAGACAGAACACTATACTGAATGCTATGTATTACCTTCATGGGGACCTCCTGGAATCTAGGGAAGGAATCTTGCATAAATGCTTTTTTGACAACTTATATGAAATGAAAGCTTCCACAATATACATAAAAGAAATTATGTGGTATTTTCACCCACCTTAGTGCAAAAACTGCTCTTGTTCTTCACTAGCTTTCTATACTGACTATGGCATAACAGATTAAAAcgtgcatgatttttttttaacttacagacTCATGCGAAGGTATGGCACTCTTACAATAACACATGGCGCAGTGAGCAGCAAGGTAATAAGGAGTCATTCTGTAATTATGCTTCTATTTATATTAAGGGCTTAAAAGATTATGCATAAACTGCAGAATTGTCCCTTTGTGTTTTAAGGTATGGTTGGAATTTCCCTGACTAGTGGCTGGGGTGAACCTGTTGATCCACATAGCCAAACAGATAGAGACGCTGCTGAAAGATATATACAGTTTCATTTGGGATGGTTTGCAAATCCAATTTACAAAGGAGACTATCCAGAAGTTATGAAGAATTATGTAGGTAAGCTCCAGTAACCGACTATAACATGAATAAATGATGCACTCATAGCATATTACAACAGAATAGCCCCTGTCCAGCGTGTGGTTTAGTCAGGTATGAGGAAACTGGTGAGACAACGCAAAGCAACAAATGGCCCGTGGGCTAGACAGCTCCTGTGCAGTCTGGGGACATGCTAGAACTAAAAATTTGAGCTGCTGTTGAGCCCAACAGTTGCACCTCTCAGTGCTCCCAACTGGAAAGGAAGCAACTACCTCACTTTTCAGTCATAGTCCATTTTTAGTGGCCTAAGACAGGGACTTGTTAAATATTTTGCTGGATTTTCCACCTGAGGACAAAGAACCAGCAGTTTTTCATCACTAGAGCTTGTGTTTCTACACGGTTCCACTAGCTTTGTTTCACAGAATGAAGAACATATGTGACATACCCAGCAGCAAAGCACTTCTATTCTTGTCATGTTATGTTTCCAAGCGTTTGGTTGACAAGTATCATGCTCTTTGGCAAAAAAGCCAAAACACTAATTCACTGTCTTCTCCATGTATTGTATCCAGCCTACTTCTCCAAACTAAAAGCATGAAAGTTTACTTCATGTTAAAAAAGCAATCAAAGTAAACTGCCCTCTGCACTAAGTTCAGGAAAACCATATTTATTGTTGGTaaggtaaagaaaacaaatttctgcgCTCCTCAGGTGTTTCCTGTAATTATTTTGATAGGTAGGAAGAGTGCCCAGCAGGGCCTGGGGAAATCAAGATTACCAACCTTCTCAGTGCAAGAGAAAACCTATATTAAAGGCACATCGGATTTCCTGGGAATAGGTCATTTTACTACTCGTTATGTTCTACAAAAGAGCTTTCCCTTTCTACGAGCGTCAAGTTACCACACTGACCATGAGCTGGCTGAGCTGGTGGACCCAAAATGGCCAGCTCCAGGACCCAAATGGTTATACTCTGTGCCTTGGGGATTCAGAAGATTGCTCAACTTCATTAAGGTGATTACAgaataaatctttaaaagaaagtgaACAAAATGCCTGGTTACATGCAGAAGCTGCACTTAAACTATTGTAGATTTTCAACAGTTTCACCTATATATTTGTCTTGTCATAATGGGAAGTTTCTTTGCCAAAAAACCACCTTAATTTCAATTCAGAAAACTATAGaattcagtaattttaaaataaaaaccatagTTAACTTAAATTCCTAGTTATACATTTTCCTTACTAAATGTAATTAAGTAAATCTAGAAAATTGCTTTTAATGCATTTCACTAAGAATCTCATGTTGTGTCAAAATAAGATGATTTTGTTTCTATGAACTGGTCTAAACAAATCTTTGTTTGCAGACACAGTATGGGAACCCTCTCATTTATGTGACAGAGAATGGAGTTTCTGAAAAGGTACAGTGTACTCAGCTGTGTGATGAATGGCGGATAGAATATCTGAAAGGATATATTAATGAAATACTGAAAGGTaactttaaaaacatctttttagTGCATGAGCTTTTTGAGCGTTTTCaccttctgattattttttactCTTGTAATTTAAAGCATAGAGGAATAAATATTCACAGATCAAAATGGACAGCAAACTAGACTAATAAATTTTCACAAAAATGACAACCTAGCCAAATGTACTGATGCTAATAAATACAATAACCAACATGAGATTTAATACTGTAATAATCAGTTTCCATTTTTAGAAAGGAGAAATTGCACCTAATTACCACTCTTCTAAAGCTCTAGTACCTCTAAGCTAAagataacattttcaaagaatCTAACTTACTTCATACTTTGTCATTTTTCTgcccttctccccctctcctaATATCTTTCTGGTATAAAAAAACCAGCTACAGAACCATATTTTAAGGATGACAAACATAGGCAACAAGCTTAACAGAATAATTTACCTTCTGTTTACAGCTCTAAATGATGGTGTTAATGTCAAAGGTTATACTGCCTGGTCACTGCTGGATAAATTTGAATGGAACAAAGGCTTCTCCGAAAGATTTGGATTTTATcatgttgattttaaaaacaagaacaaaccaCGATACCCAAAGGCATCCGTTGACTATTACAAAAAGATTATCACTGCAAATGGATTCCCAAATCAAAGAGAGGTGATGTCAGTTgctaattttattcttttctctttttccttcgaTATATGGGCAAATATCCCATTGAATTTCATGGAAAAACTTGCATGAATACGGCACATGGAATGACACTTTGGCTCTGTAAATTAGGAATGTGTTAAATACACAGGCCTTCAGAGACAGAGAAAGTGGAAACAGCCTCAATTACTGTTTCTAAAGCATTTACCAAACTCTAATTGGACTTTCTGATGTAATCAAAAATGCTGAATCATAAGTTACCAGTGCTCAATCAGATTTCTAGGCAGAAAATTACACATACGTGCTACCTTATTGGAAAATAATATGGAATATagtaatgcttttaaaaattttattaaacaaCTATAAGAAATATATTGCAATAAGACCACaaagaaactttcagaaaatCATGTAGTGGCAGAATAAAATAGTTTCAAGCCAACTGTAGGGGACAAACATTCAGGGACAGAGAAGAAGCTGCAGTGAGTGAGAGAGAATATTACAGTCTAACAGAACTGCTACATGTCAACTTCCTCAGGTGGAAAATTGGTATCAGAGGTCCATGGACACTTGCTCTACTGCACACCAACTCCTTGCTGCAGGTAATTAtgtgtcttctgttttgttttataaaagcatattatgtaactttcagattttaaatttctctgtGAATACTACTATTAGCAGGTCCTAAAAGGTATTTTCTCCCTGAAAGCACAATGGCTTTCAAATACAACAAGCAtctaaagaaaaatgtctttctttacCTTCTCCAACTAAAATCACTGCAGCTAAACGGATCAACTTTGGATGTTAATGGAATACACAAACTGAAAGagttactatttaaaaataaggctAGGGATGACAGGATTCTCCTTAAAGTAATAAAAAGTGCTAAATGCTCTTTCAAACATAAAACAGACCCAGACAAATTAAGACAACCACACAGACAGAAAATATCTAAAATGTTTGACTTCTACATACaatgaaactattaaaaaaatgggCTAAGCACTAGCCTAAGGTAGTGTTAAGCCATGTTTCTGCTCTTTCATACTCCTGGTAACAAAGCTAACAACCGCACAACTTAGAGCAGCTGCTCAAGAACATGTAAATACTTTGCCTGCAATTTCCACAGTGCCAGGCTAATCCAGCTCACTTAAGACCTTCCCAATGTAATTCAGGATCTTTCATAATTCCTGAACTAGGAGAATACTCTACCGCAGCACATTTCTGAAACTTCTAAGAAAGATGAAATAAGTATTATAAAGTCTCATAAGAAGGATGAAATTAATTCCACGTGGTAGAAAATGTCAAAGCAGTCATCCTAAGTTTATCCTACTTAGCCTCAACTGCTGAGTGATATGTCCTAGGTGAATTAACTGTGTTTACTGaactctttgaggcttatctgtGGAGCAAAATTCtacaaaataaaacccatttcATTTCTCAAAGAGCTGCAAAACAATCATAAAAAGGCTAAAGTGCTTCCCAAGGATTTCTCTTTGACAATTTTCTTTTCTACCCTTCCTTTCATGGGGGagaataaaaatcaaaggaaCAGCAGAGTACTGCTAATGCACTGAAGCTAATTCATAGTAAGCACAATTTTTGCAGCCCTTTGCGCACTGACATAGCTTCAAAAATTTaccttagaaagaaaaaagagagggaaaactGTCATGGATTTGCTCC is from Strix aluco isolate bStrAlu1 chromosome 12, bStrAlu1.hap1, whole genome shotgun sequence and encodes:
- the LCTL gene encoding lactase-like protein isoform X1, which encodes MINYFNDYANLCFEKFGDRVKHWITFSNPWAVAEKGYETGEHAPGLKLGGCGAYQAAHHIIKTHAKVWHSYNNTWRSEQQGMVGISLTSGWGEPVDPHSQTDRDAAERYIQFHLGWFANPIYKGDYPEVMKNYVGRKSAQQGLGKSRLPTFSVQEKTYIKGTSDFLGIGHFTTRYVLQKSFPFLRASSYHTDHELAELVDPKWPAPGPKWLYSVPWGFRRLLNFIKTQYGNPLIYVTENGVSEKVQCTQLCDEWRIEYLKGYINEILKALNDGVNVKGYTAWSLLDKFEWNKGFSERFGFYHVDFKNKNKPRYPKASVDYYKKIITANGFPNQREVENWYQRSMDTCSTAHQLLAADSLITHMEMVTEIALPTVFTLCILISIVLLIFYLRNHS
- the LCTL gene encoding lactase-like protein isoform X2, whose product is MINYFNDYANLCFEKFGDRVKHWITFSNPWAVAEKGYETGEHAPGLKLGGCGAYQAAHHIIKTHAKVWHSYNNTWRSEQQGMVGISLTSGWGEPVDPHSQTDRDAAERYIQFHLGWFANPIYKGDYPEVMKNYVGRKSAQQGLGKSRLPTFSVQEKTYIKGTSDFLGIGHFTTRYVLQKSFPFLRASSYHTDHELAELVDPKWPAPGPKWLYSVPWGFRRLLNFIKTQYGNPLIYVTENGVSEKVQCTQLCDEWRIEYLKGYINEILKDSLITHMEMVTEIALPTVFTLCILISIVLLIFYLRNHS
- the LCTL gene encoding lactase-like protein isoform X3, with protein sequence MINYFNDYANLCFEKFGDRVKHWITFSNPWTHAKVWHSYNNTWRSEQQGMVGISLTSGWGEPVDPHSQTDRDAAERYIQFHLGWFANPIYKGDYPEVMKNYVGRKSAQQGLGKSRLPTFSVQEKTYIKGTSDFLGIGHFTTRYVLQKSFPFLRASSYHTDHELAELVDPKWPAPGPKWLYSVPWGFRRLLNFIKTQYGNPLIYVTENGVSEKVQCTQLCDEWRIEYLKGYINEILKDSLITHMEMVTEIALPTVFTLCILISIVLLIFYLRNHS